Part of the Armatimonadota bacterium genome is shown below.
CATGACCGCTCCAGCCGAAGAATCAGGCGCGGCGTAAGTGGCCCACCGTCTGCTACCCGCCACCCTACGTCGATGTCCACTTCATCAGTGAAGCATGGAGCAGATCAACCTGTCGCGGCCGAAACTCCGACCCCGCGCACGTCCTCGGCTGCCCCCTGCCACGAGGGGTTGCGATCGGTCTTTCGGCTGACTGCGATCCGGATGTCTTCGAGTCTGGACTCGAACTCCTTCTCCAGAGCTGGGGCGACCGCATCAGAAAACGGGTGCTGATCTAACGGCGCCACACGAGTGCTAAGAGTTTGTTGACCTTGAACCTGGGTTTAAGGTTTAGAATGGGCTAGCTGAGCGCATCATGGCAGCCCCGTAGGGGGTTCATGAAATGCACCAAACGACATCCAAAACCGCGGACCTGGCGGACAAGATCGTCGGGACCGTCCCCCGGTTTGACGCCAGGGGCCAGGAGGTGGCGGTCGCCCTATACCGGTTGCTGAGCAAAGGGACCCCGGTTCCCCTCAAGCGCGTCGCGGATGCCGTCAGCCTGCCCGAAGCCACAGTAGAGGCTACCATCCCGAAGTGGCCCCTCTTCCGGGACGACCACGGCGCGGTCATCGGCTTCGGCGGCCTCACGGTGGCCGAGATGCCACCCCACCACTTTACGATTGACGGAAGAACGCTCTACACCTGGTGTGCCTGGGATAGCCTGTTCATCCCCGGCATCCTGGGTAAGACGGCGGCCGTGGAATCGGTCTGCCCCGTGACGAAAGCGCGGATCTCCTTGGAGGTCGGTCCGGAGGGCATCCGGAACGTCGCGCCGCCCACCGTCGTCGTTTCCTTCCTCGCGCCCGACCGGACCTTCGACCGGAACGTCATTGTGAACTTCTGCCACTTTGTCTATTTCTTCCGCGACACCGAGGCTGCAGAGGCCTGGCTCTCGCGCCATCCCGGAACTTTTCTGCTTTCTCTGGACGAAGCATTCACACTCGGGCAGGTCACGAATGCGCGGAATTTCGGCCACGCCCTCGGTTTGGGGGACCGTCGCTAGGAGGATCCCATGCTCACGATCGGACGT
Proteins encoded:
- the merB gene encoding organomercurial lyase; protein product: MHQTTSKTADLADKIVGTVPRFDARGQEVAVALYRLLSKGTPVPLKRVADAVSLPEATVEATIPKWPLFRDDHGAVIGFGGLTVAEMPPHHFTIDGRTLYTWCAWDSLFIPGILGKTAAVESVCPVTKARISLEVGPEGIRNVAPPTVVVSFLAPDRTFDRNVIVNFCHFVYFFRDTEAAEAWLSRHPGTFLLSLDEAFTLGQVTNARNFGHALGLGDRR